In a single window of the Acidimicrobiia bacterium genome:
- the proC gene encoding pyrroline-5-carboxylate reductase — MKILIIGGGTMGQAITKCLQTSVSKIETFIVEQDDDTRLKVKELTNNIFRNVDEALSSENKNEYEVIILAVKPSAIKSASKNIKKYLNKESLVISIAAGVSTAKIEDYIGKIPVVRAMPNLAATVGESATAICAGGHADANHIDLAQQLLLSIGQVVVVDEVQMNIVTALSGSGPAYFYLLTQYLIDAASEKGLDEDIARILGEQTLIGAARTLNKEPDNVEELRIKVTSPGGTTQAAIEDFESNDLASLVKSAVNAAFLRAEELG, encoded by the coding sequence ATGAAAATTTTAATTATTGGTGGCGGGACTATGGGTCAAGCTATTACGAAGTGTTTACAAACTAGTGTCTCAAAAATCGAAACATTTATTGTAGAGCAAGATGACGATACACGTTTAAAAGTGAAAGAATTAACAAATAATATATTTAGAAATGTTGATGAAGCATTATCAAGTGAAAATAAAAATGAATATGAAGTGATAATTTTGGCAGTTAAGCCAAGTGCAATAAAAAGTGCATCAAAAAATATTAAAAAGTATTTGAACAAAGAATCATTAGTCATATCGATTGCTGCAGGAGTCTCTACTGCGAAGATTGAAGACTATATTGGTAAAATACCTGTAGTTCGCGCAATGCCTAACTTGGCCGCAACAGTGGGCGAAAGTGCTACAGCGATATGTGCAGGTGGTCATGCTGATGCAAACCATATTGATTTAGCCCAACAACTATTGTTGTCAATTGGTCAAGTTGTTGTCGTCGATGAAGTACAGATGAACATAGTGACGGCGCTATCTGGATCGGGACCTGCATACTTTTATTTATTAACACAATATCTTATTGATGCGGCAAGCGAAAAAGGATTAGATGAAGATATTGCCAGGATACTTGGTGAGCAAACATTAATAGGTGCAGCGAGAACTTTGAACAAAGAACCAGACAATGTTGAAGAATTGCGTATAAAAGTTACATCGCCGGGTGGTACAACCCAAGCAGCAATCGAAGATTTTGAATCAAATGATTTAGCTTCACTAGTGAAATCTGCTGTTAACGCTGCTTTTTTGCGCGCCGAGGAACTTGGTTAA
- the hemC gene encoding hydroxymethylbilane synthase, producing MTKPIRIASRRSQLALWQANTVGKMLNREYEIIEISTSGDDKKDTPIFELGGVGVFAKEIQNAVLNNSADIAVHSAKDLMTLTPSGLKLSSIPLRGDVRDILIGSTFNDLPYGAKIGTGAQRRRAQLSILRPDLQFGELRGNIEKRISKAKDFDAIVLANVALQRLSIEPGISEIFDIDVMLPQVGQGALAIEVRNDDNYAIDITNEINDYDSYRCVMAERSFLRVLGGGCSIPCAAYCIPMDSNTLWLRAMLSDYNGRQSIFVESTGGDPEQLGINVARELLDNRGGAELMELVV from the coding sequence ATGACGAAACCTATTCGCATTGCCTCGCGACGTTCTCAATTGGCGCTTTGGCAGGCTAACACAGTTGGCAAAATGTTAAATCGTGAATATGAAATTATAGAAATTTCTACATCAGGTGATGATAAAAAGGATACTCCTATTTTTGAATTAGGGGGTGTTGGCGTATTTGCAAAAGAGATACAAAATGCTGTACTTAATAATTCTGCAGATATAGCTGTTCACAGTGCCAAAGATCTTATGACTCTTACCCCATCTGGCTTAAAGTTAAGTTCGATTCCCTTACGTGGAGATGTCCGAGATATTTTAATTGGATCTACTTTCAATGATTTACCTTATGGCGCCAAAATCGGTACAGGTGCACAGCGTAGAAGAGCGCAACTTTCAATTTTAAGACCAGATTTACAATTTGGTGAACTTAGGGGAAATATTGAAAAGAGGATTTCAAAAGCCAAAGATTTTGATGCCATTGTTCTGGCCAATGTCGCATTGCAAAGGTTAAGTATAGAACCTGGCATTAGTGAAATATTCGATATTGATGTCATGCTCCCTCAAGTTGGTCAAGGTGCTTTAGCAATTGAAGTTCGTAATGATGATAATTATGCGATTGATATTACAAATGAAATAAATGATTATGATTCCTACAGATGCGTAATGGCTGAAAGAAGTTTTTTAAGAGTATTGGGTGGTGGTTGCTCTATTCCATGTGCGGCATATTGCATTCCAATGGATTCAAATACATTATGGTTGCGTGCAATGCTTTCAGATTATAACGGCCGACAATCAATTTTTGTTGAATCCACTGGTGGAGATCCAGAGCAATTAGGTATTAATGTTGCACGTGAATTATTAGATAATCGTGGCGGCGCTGAGTTAATGGAATTGGTTGTATAA
- a CDS encoding methyltransferase, translated as MADYIGQYFDEDPNVESKPVSFEKNICGINFEFKSDRGVFSRGSLDKATEVLLKEFNDNYIGNPNSIADVGCGYGPIIIFLAKKYIDAQLLGIEPNLRAQTLCDFNYKKNVDDSRLSIIVPSELEQKSKFDLIISNPPIRIGKKALYDLLKIWSNRLTSDGQMWIVMAKHLGADSCVRFLESQCGLDVTRVASKKGFRILKCIPSV; from the coding sequence ATGGCTGATTATATAGGTCAATATTTTGATGAAGATCCAAATGTTGAATCTAAGCCTGTATCGTTTGAAAAAAATATTTGTGGAATAAATTTTGAATTTAAATCAGATAGAGGAGTTTTTTCAAGAGGCTCGCTAGATAAAGCCACTGAAGTTTTGTTAAAAGAATTTAATGATAATTATATAGGAAATCCAAATTCTATTGCTGATGTAGGCTGTGGTTATGGTCCTATAATTATTTTTTTGGCGAAAAAATATATAGATGCTCAACTATTAGGTATTGAACCAAATTTACGAGCGCAAACTTTATGTGATTTTAATTATAAGAAAAATGTTGATGATTCACGACTAAGCATTATTGTGCCAAGTGAGTTAGAACAAAAATCAAAATTTGATTTAATTATCTCTAATCCGCCTATAAGGATAGGTAAGAAAGCCTTATATGATCTATTGAAGATATGGTCAAATAGATTGACTAGCGATGGTCAGATGTGGATTGTTATGGCCAAGCATTTAGGTGCCGATTCATGCGTTAGATTTTTAGAATCACAATGCGGGCTAGATGTAACAAGAGTAGCTTCAAAAAAAGGCTTCCGTATCTTAAAGTGCATTCCAAGCGTGTAG
- a CDS encoding phosphatase: MLDQSFVPAPSKVRVHKAPHKILRTTRPAGEIIDRPDLCGISFQNKLIELKLAGKQTGMSTQIFRESMTSLARRDTTATMGINPKYLLHALDAQQIEDCATEVYGIELTKNKIYIDVELCEIAIDEASERLLDASIKGAKILFASSRPSATLALFSKLAVLAQEYGANILDSYSNTSKTIIDGRSGRNLTWCEKVCVVCEEDTMSLLGTNDTKIADDLFFHLPRPDLVVSDNIFAAGALTSSYPTISFIDLESLSLSVASVNEKNSLVVPINLSRPSSHYEIVYEYFKNFFEN, translated from the coding sequence ATGTTAGATCAATCATTCGTACCAGCGCCTTCAAAAGTTAGAGTTCATAAAGCACCTCACAAAATTCTTAGAACCACAAGACCCGCAGGTGAGATTATTGATAGACCAGATCTTTGTGGCATTTCGTTTCAAAATAAATTAATTGAATTAAAACTTGCTGGTAAGCAAACTGGAATGAGCACACAGATATTTAGAGAGTCTATGACTAGTTTAGCTCGACGAGACACAACTGCAACAATGGGAATAAATCCTAAATATTTATTGCACGCGCTCGACGCACAACAAATAGAAGATTGCGCTACAGAAGTTTATGGTATTGAATTAACAAAAAATAAAATTTATATTGATGTGGAGCTATGTGAAATTGCAATAGATGAAGCTAGTGAGAGGTTACTCGATGCATCAATAAAAGGTGCAAAAATATTATTTGCAAGTTCACGTCCAAGTGCAACTCTTGCGTTGTTTTCAAAACTTGCAGTTCTGGCGCAAGAATATGGTGCAAATATACTTGACTCATATTCAAATACAAGTAAAACAATTATTGATGGTAGAAGTGGAAGAAATTTAACTTGGTGTGAAAAAGTTTGTGTTGTATGTGAAGAAGATACAATGTCACTGCTTGGCACAAACGATACAAAGATCGCAGATGATTTATTTTTTCACCTACCCAGACCAGATTTAGTTGTTTCCGACAATATTTTTGCAGCAGGCGCTCTTACCTCTAGTTATCCTACAATTTCATTTATTGATTTAGAATCTTTGTCTCTAAGTGTTGCTTCGGTTAATGAAAAAAATAGCTTGGTAGTTCCGATTAATCTTTCGAGGCCATCTTCTCATTATGAGATTGTTTATGAATATTTTAAAAATTTTTTTGAAAATTAA
- a CDS encoding SAM-dependent chlorinase/fluorinase, translating into MRGKITMAQYDIISFLSDLGTSDESVGVCKAIIMQQAPNARVIDVTHEIAPFDIRAGALALTRAIQFLPTGIVLAAIDPGAPKDQRYIAVELENSIFIGPDNGILAPAAQLLGDPIRVHELTNPEYRIEAPGGVFAARDIMAPAAGVIASGIDMSELGNEIPLEQLVPGMLQLSRHDEGGAFLGEVWSIDRFSNIQTNITPEELTSSGLRIGDTALVRVGQNDFMVKFVERYADLAKSQLGLIIDSTGMLSVVKNLDFAAKELGVSESDAIAILPQGTTITGRDITVESVNANPTPVLEDVPVAPQSPAPVAPQSPAPV; encoded by the coding sequence ATGAGAGGCAAAATAACAATGGCACAATATGACATAATCTCTTTTTTATCAGATTTAGGAACTAGCGATGAATCAGTAGGTGTTTGTAAAGCAATTATTATGCAACAAGCTCCAAACGCAAGAGTTATTGATGTGACTCATGAAATCGCTCCGTTTGATATCCGCGCTGGCGCACTTGCATTGACTAGAGCAATCCAATTTTTGCCAACAGGCATAGTGCTAGCTGCAATTGATCCTGGAGCACCAAAAGATCAAAGATATATTGCTGTTGAATTAGAAAATTCTATTTTTATTGGACCGGATAATGGAATATTAGCTCCAGCAGCTCAACTTTTAGGCGACCCAATACGAGTGCATGAATTAACAAATCCAGAATATCGTATAGAAGCTCCGGGCGGAGTTTTTGCGGCAAGAGATATTATGGCGCCAGCTGCAGGAGTAATAGCAAGTGGAATAGATATGTCTGAACTAGGTAATGAAATTCCACTCGAACAACTCGTACCTGGAATGTTGCAACTTTCTCGACATGATGAAGGCGGCGCATTCCTCGGAGAAGTTTGGTCTATCGATCGTTTTTCAAATATACAAACTAATATTACGCCTGAAGAACTAACCTCATCAGGTTTACGTATAGGCGATACAGCCCTTGTTCGTGTAGGTCAAAATGATTTTATGGTCAAGTTTGTTGAGCGTTATGCAGACCTAGCAAAAAGCCAACTCGGTTTGATTATAGATTCAACAGGTATGTTAAGTGTTGTAAAAAATCTAGATTTTGCAGCTAAAGAACTTGGTGTAAGCGAATCTGATGCTATTGCTATTCTTCCACAAGGTACAACAATTACCGGTCGTGATATAACTGTTGAATCAGTTAATGCAAACCCAACTCCCGTACTTGAAGATGTTCCTGTGGCTCCTCAATCTCCGGCTCCTGTGGCTCCTCAATCTCCGGCTCCTGT
- a CDS encoding AMP-binding protein yields the protein MNLVELFLNESKNTALVDGKDRYTYEKLTHQSKNMAGALLSANLVKENDHVVLIANNSAEFMISYLAILCIGAICIPMDPHATDAERARDIGLVKPNLIICASENYVSPKTSEKIPLIEFNSVRWREFLKHSPIEVVVKNDDDIAVMLMSSPPNSPPRPAMLTHGSLRSNLDQANKNELINVTSKDIVLAVLPMYHIFGLHVVAGLALKAGATLIIARTFDAIELSSLISHNKVTILPAVPALFDVFVNTRAVTIDSMIKVRLFISGGSILDSSTRTAFKNKFGADIGEGYGLTEASPMISFQMAPKCEGDIGQVLEGIEIDIRDSTGNKAPDNDVGQIVVRGTNIFKGYYSDSNSTAKVLDSNGWLFTGDIGMRDEEGSIILLERSSDVIVVDGFSVLPSEVEEVLNKSELVNASIVVGDNSDVTGECVIAYIELVSDSAKNRSIEMDVNKIREDRKSEIQIREFCKSQLARYKIPSKIIFTQNISATSRRKPLRKSLRGALMNLDYDSTL from the coding sequence ATGAATTTAGTTGAACTTTTTTTGAACGAATCGAAAAATACTGCCCTAGTTGACGGTAAAGATCGATATACATATGAGAAATTGACACACCAGTCAAAAAATATGGCTGGAGCATTATTATCTGCAAACCTCGTTAAAGAAAATGATCATGTTGTATTGATTGCTAATAATTCAGCGGAATTTATGATTTCGTATTTAGCAATATTGTGTATAGGTGCAATCTGTATACCAATGGACCCCCACGCAACAGACGCTGAACGTGCTCGAGATATTGGATTAGTAAAACCGAATCTAATCATTTGTGCTTCTGAAAACTATGTTTCGCCAAAGACCTCTGAAAAAATACCTTTGATTGAGTTTAATTCAGTTAGATGGAGAGAATTTCTTAAACACTCTCCAATTGAAGTTGTAGTAAAAAATGATGATGATATTGCTGTAATGTTAATGTCATCACCACCAAATTCACCACCTCGTCCAGCTATGCTAACTCACGGATCCTTAAGATCGAATTTAGATCAAGCTAATAAAAACGAATTAATAAATGTAACATCTAAGGATATAGTTTTAGCCGTTCTCCCTATGTATCATATTTTTGGGTTACATGTCGTTGCAGGCTTAGCTTTAAAAGCAGGAGCAACTTTGATAATTGCAAGAACTTTTGATGCTATAGAATTAAGTTCGCTAATTTCTCATAATAAAGTTACAATCCTACCTGCAGTACCAGCATTATTTGATGTCTTTGTTAATACAAGAGCAGTAACAATTGATTCAATGATAAAAGTAAGGTTATTTATAAGCGGAGGTTCGATTCTTGATTCTTCAACAAGAACAGCTTTCAAAAATAAATTTGGTGCTGATATCGGGGAAGGTTATGGATTAACAGAGGCAAGCCCGATGATTAGTTTTCAAATGGCGCCAAAATGTGAAGGCGATATAGGTCAAGTATTAGAAGGTATTGAAATTGATATAAGAGATTCAACTGGCAATAAAGCACCTGATAATGATGTAGGTCAGATTGTTGTAAGAGGGACAAATATTTTTAAAGGATACTATTCAGATAGTAATTCAACTGCAAAAGTCTTAGATTCAAACGGCTGGTTATTTACTGGAGATATCGGAATGCGTGATGAAGAAGGATCGATAATATTATTGGAACGCTCAAGTGACGTAATAGTTGTAGATGGTTTTTCTGTACTTCCTAGCGAAGTTGAAGAAGTATTAAATAAATCTGAGTTAGTAAATGCTTCGATTGTGGTTGGGGATAATAGTGATGTCACTGGTGAATGCGTTATTGCCTATATTGAACTAGTTAGTGATAGCGCTAAAAATCGAAGCATAGAGATGGATGTGAATAAAATTCGAGAGGATAGAAAATCTGAGATACAGATACGCGAATTCTGTAAAAGTCAACTTGCTAGGTATAAAATTCCTTCTAAAATAATTTTTACACAAAACATTTCAGCGACTTCAAGAAGGAAACCTTTACGTAAGTCGCTAAGAGGTGCATTAATGAATTTGGATTACGATTCAACTTTGTAG
- the cobA gene encoding uroporphyrinogen-III C-methyltransferase — MTVYLVGSGPGDPGLLTLRAFELLKNCDALVYDRLADKRIVNFANPNALKISAGKGPGNVDLTQDETNNKLVELSASYENIVRLKGGDPFVFGRGGEEAQILIDNNIDFEIVPGISSSIAGPAYAGIPVTHRGVSTNFTVVTGHEDPTKNEEQVRWKELASIDGTIVVLMGIANRAFIANALIDGGKAEDTPVAIVRNATRPNQETIRCVLSQLGTVDAKSPSVMVIGDVAGLDFSWFENKPLFGKNIAITRAREQNSKLAQQLQILGANIIEAPVISIEHLTFDFPSLNDINYVIFTSTNGVHHTMSALFKNVKDVRYFANTKICAVGKSTSNALKEYGIIADIVPGNFNGEELAALFPNIENKENIICFRAESVRDTIEVELKNKGYGFSNISVYRNISEPPDSEMKRQIENADIITFTSSSTVTNAIKLFGKNQIKKIPILISIGPITTNTLKENDLSPTIEAAISDIDGVVKAILESVSNG, encoded by the coding sequence ATGACTGTATATTTAGTTGGATCTGGTCCTGGGGATCCTGGACTGTTAACACTTCGAGCTTTTGAATTATTAAAAAATTGTGATGCATTGGTTTATGATCGTCTAGCTGATAAACGAATTGTAAATTTTGCAAATCCTAATGCTTTGAAAATATCAGCAGGTAAAGGTCCAGGAAATGTTGATTTAACCCAGGATGAAACAAATAATAAACTTGTGGAGCTAAGTGCTAGTTATGAAAATATTGTACGTCTTAAAGGTGGCGATCCATTCGTATTTGGGCGTGGTGGCGAAGAAGCGCAAATATTGATTGATAACAATATTGATTTTGAAATCGTACCAGGTATTTCCTCTTCTATTGCTGGTCCAGCTTATGCCGGAATTCCAGTAACTCATAGAGGGGTCTCAACAAATTTTACAGTCGTAACAGGTCATGAAGATCCAACAAAAAATGAAGAGCAAGTTCGTTGGAAAGAACTTGCATCAATAGATGGAACAATTGTTGTTTTAATGGGAATAGCAAATAGAGCTTTTATTGCCAATGCATTAATTGATGGAGGTAAAGCTGAAGATACCCCAGTAGCAATAGTGCGAAATGCAACTAGGCCAAATCAAGAAACCATACGGTGTGTCCTTTCACAATTAGGGACAGTAGATGCAAAATCTCCGAGTGTGATGGTCATTGGAGATGTTGCCGGCTTAGATTTTTCTTGGTTTGAAAACAAACCTCTGTTTGGTAAAAATATCGCAATAACGCGTGCTCGCGAGCAAAATTCTAAACTAGCGCAACAATTACAGATTCTAGGTGCAAACATTATTGAAGCACCAGTAATATCTATAGAACATTTAACTTTTGATTTTCCATCGTTAAATGATATTAACTATGTCATCTTTACCTCAACCAATGGTGTGCATCACACTATGAGCGCACTTTTTAAAAATGTAAAAGACGTTCGGTATTTTGCAAATACCAAAATATGTGCTGTTGGTAAATCAACATCGAATGCTCTAAAAGAATATGGGATCATCGCTGATATTGTTCCAGGAAATTTTAATGGTGAAGAGTTAGCAGCACTGTTTCCAAATATAGAAAATAAAGAGAATATAATTTGTTTTCGTGCTGAATCAGTAAGAGATACTATTGAAGTCGAATTGAAAAATAAGGGCTATGGTTTTTCGAATATATCTGTTTATAGAAATATTTCGGAGCCACCGGATTCGGAGATGAAGAGACAGATAGAAAATGCTGATATTATAACTTTCACAAGTTCATCAACTGTCACTAATGCCATAAAATTGTTCGGCAAAAATCAAATCAAAAAAATACCAATATTAATTTCGATAGGTCCTATAACTACAAACACTTTGAAAGAAAATGATTTATCGCCTACTATCGAGGCTGCTATTTCAGACATTGATGGTGTTGTAAAAGCTATTTTAGAAAGTGTGTCTAATGGCTGA
- a CDS encoding helix-turn-helix transcriptional regulator, producing MTDNNENTNPEKNVNQSDDTNHSFRDDIPGEVQQRLKDLGNFIREQRNTAQLSLRRLSSLAGISNPYLSQIERGLRKPSAEILQGIAKGLRISSETLYVRAGILNPQEKKGVLDAIREDDSLDDDQRDYLLEMFAKLKTGKVTVEELRKATDD from the coding sequence ATGACAGACAATAATGAGAATACTAATCCTGAAAAAAATGTTAATCAATCGGATGATACTAACCATTCTTTTCGTGATGACATCCCTGGAGAAGTCCAACAACGTTTAAAAGATTTAGGTAATTTTATCCGCGAACAAAGAAATACTGCACAATTAAGTTTGCGTCGGCTTTCTTCGTTGGCTGGTATTTCTAACCCTTATCTTTCTCAAATAGAGCGCGGTCTTCGCAAACCTTCAGCTGAAATTTTGCAAGGTATTGCGAAGGGCCTTCGAATTTCTTCAGAAACCCTTTACGTACGTGCAGGAATTTTAAATCCTCAAGAGAAAAAAGGCGTTTTGGATGCTATCCGAGAAGATGATTCACTAGATGATGATCAAAGAGACTATTTATTAGAGATGTTTGCTAAATTAAAAACTGGCAAAGTTACCGTGGAAGAGTTACGTAAAGCCACCGACGACTAG
- a CDS encoding CAP domain-containing protein — translation MLKEFCGQNKKIFLSGIIIASTCFTQMPSSAFASTNTVNKHNIVAVKSGLKFGNINTVAEQDFLNKTNALRASLGIGPLKINSELLSKARNWSQTQADAGTIFHSTLTDGVTQNWQSLGENVGMGPDVLSIHNALVASPRHYQNLVDSRFTDIGIGVISQNGTIYVSQVFMQFMPVQASPPPAPTPPTTTLTAANSTGKKSVGSAQSITPPASQTTAPLATPPVAEAASFKTASQELVDVVAKLHDLEQ, via the coding sequence ATGCTTAAAGAGTTTTGTGGCCAAAATAAGAAGATATTCCTTAGCGGAATAATCATTGCATCGACATGCTTTACACAGATGCCTTCATCTGCCTTTGCGTCAACAAACACGGTGAATAAACATAATATAGTTGCAGTAAAATCTGGTCTTAAATTTGGTAATATTAATACAGTAGCAGAGCAAGATTTCTTAAATAAAACAAATGCACTTAGAGCTTCACTTGGAATAGGACCACTGAAAATTAATTCTGAACTGCTTTCAAAAGCTAGGAATTGGAGTCAGACTCAAGCAGATGCCGGAACGATATTTCACTCAACTTTAACTGACGGTGTTACACAAAACTGGCAGAGCCTTGGCGAAAATGTTGGTATGGGTCCAGATGTTTTATCAATACATAATGCTCTTGTTGCATCACCTCGACATTATCAGAATCTTGTTGATTCACGATTCACAGATATTGGCATTGGTGTGATTTCACAAAATGGGACAATTTATGTATCCCAAGTTTTTATGCAGTTTATGCCTGTACAAGCATCTCCACCACCTGCGCCGACACCACCAACAACTACTTTGACTGCTGCAAATAGTACTGGGAAGAAATCTGTAGGTAGTGCACAATCAATAACTCCGCCAGCATCACAAACAACTGCGCCCCTTGCTACACCACCAGTTGCTGAAGCGGCATCGTTTAAAACTGCATCACAAGAGTTGGTAGATGTAGTTGCAAAATTACATGATCTAGAACAATAA
- the hemB gene encoding porphobilinogen synthase, translating to MYMPYPTHRPRRLRKTPALRKMLAETTLNPQDLISPLFVKEGISDAQEIKSMPGIYQNTLESLRKEVNETINAGVNSVILFGIPAHKDEIGSSGDSSNGIVQQAVKMLKDEHGDELVVITDDCMDEFTSHGHCGVIQSDGTVDNDATLIRYASIAVSQADAGADIIAPSGMMDGQVGAIRSALDENGYKDIPIMAYSAKYASAEYGPFRDAGECAPSFGDRRSYQMQYPNIREALLEVELDIIEGADIVMVKPALSYLDVIKTIRDNFSQPIAAYHVSGEYAMLKAAAQNGWIDGDMVALEHLTSIKRAGADLILTYLAKEVASRLS from the coding sequence ATTTATATGCCTTACCCTACCCATCGACCTAGAAGACTTAGAAAAACGCCAGCATTAAGAAAAATGCTTGCAGAAACTACATTAAATCCTCAAGATTTGATTTCACCACTTTTTGTTAAAGAAGGTATTAGCGATGCGCAAGAAATAAAATCGATGCCTGGCATATACCAAAATACACTTGAGTCATTACGCAAAGAAGTTAACGAAACAATAAATGCCGGAGTTAACTCTGTAATACTATTTGGGATTCCAGCACATAAAGATGAAATAGGTTCTAGTGGAGATAGTTCAAATGGAATAGTTCAACAAGCAGTGAAAATGCTAAAAGATGAACACGGGGATGAACTTGTTGTTATAACTGATGATTGTATGGATGAATTTACTTCGCATGGCCACTGTGGAGTGATTCAGTCAGACGGAACAGTTGACAACGATGCAACACTTATTCGATATGCATCTATTGCAGTATCTCAAGCAGATGCAGGTGCAGATATAATTGCACCTAGTGGCATGATGGATGGACAAGTTGGTGCTATTCGCAGCGCACTTGACGAAAATGGTTATAAAGATATTCCTATCATGGCTTATTCGGCTAAATATGCGTCAGCTGAATACGGTCCTTTTCGAGACGCTGGTGAATGCGCGCCAAGTTTTGGTGATAGGCGTAGTTATCAGATGCAATATCCAAATATTAGAGAGGCACTGTTAGAAGTCGAACTAGATATAATAGAAGGTGCAGATATTGTTATGGTCAAACCTGCACTGTCTTATTTAGATGTTATAAAAACTATTCGCGATAATTTCTCCCAACCTATTGCTGCATATCACGTCAGTGGAGAATACGCGATGCTAAAAGCTGCTGCCCAAAATGGATGGATAGATGGCGATATGGTTGCCTTAGAACATTTGACTTCAATAAAGCGTGCAGGTGCTGATTTAATCCTCACCTACTTAGCTAAAGAAGTAGCATCAAGGCTTTCTTAG
- a CDS encoding bifunctional precorrin-2 dehydrogenase/sirohydrochlorin ferrochelatase, whose protein sequence is MNTAIDQRPDLHGLPVVLLLADRKVVVVGAGNIATRKIEGLLNSGAKNITVIAPIVSEEVFEWEKKNLLKVHVREFIESDLDNAYYVTTATEKSEVNSKVFEVCESKNIFCNSADDPNNCSTILMATVRQGDITVAISSAGKSPALAKWLRQHVQGEMGPEYQDLMKILSEERELLRSNGFSSEDIDWSEMFATGVVELIKEGKSEEVRQVVRSVISKVTEAKSE, encoded by the coding sequence ATGAATACTGCAATCGATCAACGTCCAGACTTGCACGGTTTGCCAGTAGTTTTATTGTTGGCTGATCGAAAAGTAGTTGTGGTTGGAGCAGGTAATATTGCTACAAGAAAAATTGAAGGACTTCTGAATTCTGGTGCTAAAAATATTACTGTTATTGCTCCGATAGTCAGTGAAGAAGTATTCGAATGGGAAAAAAAGAACTTATTAAAAGTTCATGTTCGTGAATTTATAGAATCCGATTTAGACAATGCTTATTACGTTACTACTGCGACTGAAAAATCAGAAGTTAATTCCAAAGTTTTTGAAGTTTGTGAATCTAAAAATATTTTTTGTAACTCTGCTGATGATCCTAATAACTGTTCAACAATTTTAATGGCGACAGTTCGACAAGGAGATATTACAGTTGCAATTTCAAGTGCAGGAAAATCGCCAGCATTAGCTAAATGGTTAAGACAACACGTACAAGGTGAAATGGGCCCAGAGTACCAAGATTTAATGAAAATCCTGAGTGAAGAAAGAGAACTTTTGCGTAGTAATGGTTTTTCTAGTGAGGATATAGACTGGAGTGAAATGTTTGCTACAGGCGTTGTTGAATTGATTAAAGAAGGAAAATCTGAAGAAGTTCGACAAGTTGTTCGTAGCGTAATTTCAAAAGTTACAGAGGCGAAAAGCGAATGA